The Mucilaginibacter rubeus genomic interval AAAAATGAGCCTTACGAGTTTATCCGTAACCTCATTTACAAAGCAACAGATGGTAAAATCATCAAAACCGCCAAGGAAGATCTTTTAGACCAGGACAACCTGCCGCCATTGCCATATGATAAGCTGAATACTTTTTATCCTATCACCAAGTTTTTAGGTAAAACCTACCTGGGTGAAAAAACGATGGCTTATCACTCCAGTATTGGATGTCCCTTCACCTGCTCATTTTGCGCGGTAGTGCCAATTTATGAAGCAAGATGGAAAGCTAAATCAGCACAGAACGTTTATAATGATGTAAAATATATCAAAGATAAATGGGGAGCCGATGCCATCGAGTTTCATGATAATAACTTTTTTGTATCAGAAAAACGCGCGGTTGAGTTTGCCCGCTTGATAAAACCCGAAAACATGACCTGGTGGGGAATGGCCCGTATTGACACCATGTCAAAATTCAAAGATTCGTCGCTGGCGGCTATCCGCGAGTCGGGGTGTAAGATCATCTTTTTTGGTGCGGAAAGCGGCAACAATGCCATCCTTGAACAAATGGATAAAGGCGGTACTCAAACCGGCGACCAGATCATCGAGTTTGCCGAGCGTCTGAAAAAGTTTGATATCATTCCCGAATATTCATTTGTATTGGGCACGCCGGCACCAACGCAGGAGCAGGTACAATCACAAATTGATTTTGAGATAGATTTTATTAAGAAAGTAAAGGCGGTAAACCCCAAAACCGAGATCGTGATTTATACCTATAGCCCCGTACCTACCGAAGGATCGGAGTTGTTTAAGCAAGTGATTAAAAGTGGCTTCCGCTTTCCGGAAACATTGGAAGACTGGATAAGCCCTACCTGGGAAAGCTTCGACTTACGTAAAAATCCGCTTACGCCATGGCTTACACCCGATATGATTGATAAGATCAGGAATTTTGAAACGGTGCTGAACGGGGTGTATCCAACAGTAACTGATATCAGGCTGAACATGCTTAAACGTATGGCTATTAAGCTGGTGGCTACCATGCGCTATAAGGCCAGCATGTACCAATACCCTTACGAGATCAAGTTATTACAAAAAGTTTGGCGCTACAGGCAGCCCGAAATACAGGGATTTTAATTTATGCAGATGACTGGCCAATCGTTATATCATACCTTTCAGCGTTTTCGTACACTGCAAACGCACCGCATAGCCGCGTTGCCCATCGTAATACTGATGCCGCACAGCGCCTGTAACTGCCGTTGTGTAATGTGCGATATCTGGAAAGATAATAAAAACCTGAAACAGCTTACCGAAGCCGATGTAACCGACTTGCTTGGTGCCTTGAGGAAATTTGGTACTAAACAAGTGCTGATGTCGGGAGGAGAGGCTTTGCTGAATACCAATTTTTTCAGGCTATGTGAAATCTTGCACGCCGAAAAGATCAAGGTCACGCTACTATCAACCGGCCTGTCTATTAAAAAAAACGCAGACAATATCTTAAAGTGGGTTGATGATCTCATTGTTTCTTTAGATGGCGATGAGCTTTTGCACGATGCCATTCGCAACGTCTCCGGCGCGTTTAATAAGCTGCGGGAAGGGGTGGAATATATCAAATCTATCGAGCCAAAATATCGCATTACAGCGCGTACGGTGATCCACCGGTTAAATTACAGGAACTGGCCCGCTATTATTGAAGCTGCAAGGCAAATGGGTATTGACCAGGTTAGTTTTTTACCTGCCGATGTGAGCAGTCATGCCTTTAACCGTCAAACCGCCTGGGCCGAACCCCGGCAGCATGAAATCTTACCTACGGAAAATGAACTCGCCGAGTTTCAGGAAATAACGAATCAGGTACTTGCAAACAAAGCTGATTTTACCAACAGGTTCATTGCCGAGTCGCCGGCTAAGATCCAGGATATTTATGGCTATTACGCGGCTTTTTACGGCCATAATGCGTTCCCGTTTAAAAAGTGCAATGCGCCTTGGGTATCTGCAGTTATTGAGGCCGACGGCGAAGTGCGCCCCTGCTTTTTTCATGAGGCGATAGGCAACATCAGGGATAATAAGTTGGAGGATATTTTGAATAGTAACGAAGCGATCAACTTTCGTAAAACACTGGATATGGCTAATAATCCTACCTGTGTTAAATGCGTGTGCTCGCTTAATTTATCGCCTTTGGCGAGGTTGGATTAGGATAGAAAAGATAAAAATATAAACTATAAAAGGCGGCTTTGCATAATTCCCCTCTTGAGAGGGGGCGCAGAGTTAATGAGCGATGGCTGGGGTGTGTTATACGATATGCTAATTAAAGCAGTAACACACCCCTCCACCCCTCTCAAGAGGGGAATCGCACTTGCCAACCTTTTCCTAACTTGACAACTATGTTTTCAAAAGAAGGGAATTTAAATAAGGTTTTTAAAACGTATGAACAATATACTGTTTACACATTCTTACTTTTTACGGTTTGATCCCAAGCAATGGGGTATAGGGCAGCCTTATGCACCGCTGGGAACCATATATGCTGCTGCTTTAATGCGCGAACGAGGTTATAACGTAAGCCTGTTTGATACCATGTTTGTGAGCAACCCCGATGAGGTAATACCGGCCATTGAACTGAGTAAACCCAGTTTTTTTGTGATTTATGACGATGGGTTCAATTACCTCACCAAAATGTGCCTGACCAACATGCGCGAGGCTGCTTTTAGAATGGCAAAGCTGGCAAAGGAAAGAGGATGCACGGTAATTGTTTCAAGTTCCGATTCGACCGATAGGTACGCGGCCTATCTTGCAGAGGGGGCTGATTTTGTTATCCTGGGCGAGGCGGAACAAACGCTAATTGAACTTACAGAGCATATTAAAGGCGGCAATACCGATCATTTCGGTATTAAAGGCTTAGCCTACATGAACGGCAGTGAAATCATTAAGACTCCCGGCCGTTCAGTAATGAAGGAGTTGGACAGCTTACCAATGCCCGCCTGGGATTTGGTAAACATGGATACTTACCGCGAGATGTGGTTAAAAAATGCCGGCTATTTTTCAATTAATGTGGTGACCACCCGTGGCTGCCCTTTCAAGTGTAACTGGTGTGCTAAACCTATCTATGGCAACAGATATAATTCGCATAGTCCTCAGTATATTGTGAACGAGATTAAAATGCTGAAGGAAAGGTATGGCATGGATCATATCTGGTTTTGCGATGATATTTTCGGACTGAAACCCGGTTGGGTGCAGGAGTTTGCCAAACTGTTGGGGCAGGAAGGAATTAAAATCCGCTTCAAGATCCAGTCGCGGGCCGATTTGCTGGTTGAAGAGGAAGCTGTGCAAGCACTGGCCGCTGCCGGTTGCGAGAACGTATGGATAGGGGCCGAAAGCGGATCGCAAAAAGTACTCGATGCTATGGATAAGGGCATTACCATCGATCAGATCCATACCGCCACGCACCTCATGAAAGCGCATGGCATCAAGCCCTCGTTTTTTATCCAGTTTGGTTATCCGGAAGAAACGCGCGACGATATTACGCTGACCATAGATATGATCAATCAATTGCTACCGTATGAGATAGGTATATCGGTATCATATCCCTTACCTGGTACCGGTTTTTATGAGCGAGTGAAAGCTGAGCTGAAAAAGAAAACCAACTGGACAGATTCTGACGAGATGGCTTTGATGTTTAAGAACACTTACCCTGCTTATTACTACAAGCAACTGCATAAATACGTACACCGTAACTATCACAAACATTTGGCTCAAAACAGCCTGCAAAAGCTGCTGAAAGATCCGTTCGCGATTTCGGCAAACGGTATAAAGAAAGCGTTATCGGTATTTTATTACGCCCCGCTTACTTACCTTGAAAAGCTAAAGCTGGAGAAATTTGAAAAAGCGATATGACCGGAACTGCAACACATGTAAATGAACAATTTGCCGAGGCGGCGTTCAGTAACCAGTCGGTAATTTTTGATGAGCTGTATTCTGGGGATACCATCATTGGCTACAAACGCAAGCGGGTACGCGACCATATTCTGCAGTATCTTAAGCCCGGAGGCAGTATCCTGGAACTGAATAGCGGTACCGGCGAAGATGCCCTGTTTTTTGCAAAAAAAGGTTTTAAGGTTCATGCTACCGATATTTCAAAAGGGATGCAGCAGCAATTGCAGGAAAAGGTATTAAAGCATGGTGTACAACATTTGGTAAGTAATGAACTTTGCTCATATACCCAGCTCAAACAGCTTGATAATAAAGGCCCTTATGATCTGATCTTCTCCAACTTTGCAGGCCTCAATTGTACCGGCGAACTGGATAAAGTGCTCGGTTCATTTGCAGAACTGCTAAATCCGGGTGGTATGGTCACTCTTGTAATATTGCCCAGGTTTTGCCTTTGGGAAACTCTGCTGGTATTTAAAGGGAAGTTCAAAACTGCTTTCCGTCGTTTTTTTAGCAGCAAAGGCCGTAAGGCGCATGTTGAAGGTGTGTATTTTGATTGTTTCTACTACAATCCGTCATACATCAAAAATCGCTTAAAACGGGATTTTGAAGTATTAGATGTTGAGGGACTCTGTACTATAGTGCCTCCTTCATATATCGAAGGCTTTGCCGAAAAGCATCCACGTGCTTATAAAATATTGACAGCCTGGGAAGACAGGCTGAAAACCACCTGGCCATTTAAGTATATCGGGGATTATTATATTATTTCGTTGAGGAAGAAGTGAAAGTAAAAGTGAAGATTGTTCATCCTGAGCGATAGCTAAGGATCTTCTACGATACGTAAAGCCACTAAACAGAGCGCAGAAGATGCTTAGTACCTGGCCTCGCGCG includes:
- a CDS encoding B12-binding domain-containing radical SAM protein, with translation MNKILLFNPRSANNKYRIPNSILNIAASVDGKYDWVIVDGNCEHDPMVKIDSYLSTGEFKYFGFTVMPGPQLRQAIIASKTIKQKYPDTKMIWGGYFPSNQPNAVLYSGYVDFIINGPGDHAFPALIDALEKNEPYEFIRNLIYKATDGKIIKTAKEDLLDQDNLPPLPYDKLNTFYPITKFLGKTYLGEKTMAYHSSIGCPFTCSFCAVVPIYEARWKAKSAQNVYNDVKYIKDKWGADAIEFHDNNFFVSEKRAVEFARLIKPENMTWWGMARIDTMSKFKDSSLAAIRESGCKIIFFGAESGNNAILEQMDKGGTQTGDQIIEFAERLKKFDIIPEYSFVLGTPAPTQEQVQSQIDFEIDFIKKVKAVNPKTEIVIYTYSPVPTEGSELFKQVIKSGFRFPETLEDWISPTWESFDLRKNPLTPWLTPDMIDKIRNFETVLNGVYPTVTDIRLNMLKRMAIKLVATMRYKASMYQYPYEIKLLQKVWRYRQPEIQGF
- a CDS encoding radical SAM/SPASM domain-containing protein; translation: MQMTGQSLYHTFQRFRTLQTHRIAALPIVILMPHSACNCRCVMCDIWKDNKNLKQLTEADVTDLLGALRKFGTKQVLMSGGEALLNTNFFRLCEILHAEKIKVTLLSTGLSIKKNADNILKWVDDLIVSLDGDELLHDAIRNVSGAFNKLREGVEYIKSIEPKYRITARTVIHRLNYRNWPAIIEAARQMGIDQVSFLPADVSSHAFNRQTAWAEPRQHEILPTENELAEFQEITNQVLANKADFTNRFIAESPAKIQDIYGYYAAFYGHNAFPFKKCNAPWVSAVIEADGEVRPCFFHEAIGNIRDNKLEDILNSNEAINFRKTLDMANNPTCVKCVCSLNLSPLARLD
- a CDS encoding B12-binding domain-containing radical SAM protein, yielding MNNILFTHSYFLRFDPKQWGIGQPYAPLGTIYAAALMRERGYNVSLFDTMFVSNPDEVIPAIELSKPSFFVIYDDGFNYLTKMCLTNMREAAFRMAKLAKERGCTVIVSSSDSTDRYAAYLAEGADFVILGEAEQTLIELTEHIKGGNTDHFGIKGLAYMNGSEIIKTPGRSVMKELDSLPMPAWDLVNMDTYREMWLKNAGYFSINVVTTRGCPFKCNWCAKPIYGNRYNSHSPQYIVNEIKMLKERYGMDHIWFCDDIFGLKPGWVQEFAKLLGQEGIKIRFKIQSRADLLVEEEAVQALAAAGCENVWIGAESGSQKVLDAMDKGITIDQIHTATHLMKAHGIKPSFFIQFGYPEETRDDITLTIDMINQLLPYEIGISVSYPLPGTGFYERVKAELKKKTNWTDSDEMALMFKNTYPAYYYKQLHKYVHRNYHKHLAQNSLQKLLKDPFAISANGIKKALSVFYYAPLTYLEKLKLEKFEKAI
- a CDS encoding class I SAM-dependent methyltransferase, with product MTGTATHVNEQFAEAAFSNQSVIFDELYSGDTIIGYKRKRVRDHILQYLKPGGSILELNSGTGEDALFFAKKGFKVHATDISKGMQQQLQEKVLKHGVQHLVSNELCSYTQLKQLDNKGPYDLIFSNFAGLNCTGELDKVLGSFAELLNPGGMVTLVILPRFCLWETLLVFKGKFKTAFRRFFSSKGRKAHVEGVYFDCFYYNPSYIKNRLKRDFEVLDVEGLCTIVPPSYIEGFAEKHPRAYKILTAWEDRLKTTWPFKYIGDYYIISLRKK